The proteins below come from a single Triticum aestivum cultivar Chinese Spring chromosome 5D, IWGSC CS RefSeq v2.1, whole genome shotgun sequence genomic window:
- the LOC123124959 gene encoding uncharacterized protein, translated as MAAPPPIDEPLRLPPLPADTILEILSRVGDATAVVRCAATCKAWRRLILEPSFLSRGRAGRSDPSPLLGFFFLDTSQKLPRRRLYLRRPTRFLPLGPSQSQATALPLSHFLPKPDAAGLSGFAPVTSGAGGLLALRRSPASSCDPVRICVCDPVAGTSTFLPPLPPTTSPENIVFLDADGSSFRLLAAMDRPNGIRLRVFSSQTGQWGTAVTAQLPGNMVVHLCSPAVVHRGAVHWICGTRALPNAVHALAVRPGQADVSVCRFDLPLRAGIHRLNHAAEAVRLFSSAQGCLSLVLLDEPLISVWNFKDNGADGRPWELHKTVHLMSVLPSTIFDPSAEWGLSVVASCDQSGSLFLRAVGEGGLFVLNLETEAMSRVRNDHCAKFLCPYVANLSSCLGAMKNF; from the coding sequence ATGGCGGCGCCGCCGCCGATAGACGAGCCTCTGCGGCTGCCGCCTCTCCCGGCGGACACCATCTTGGAGATCTTGTCCCGCGTGGGCGACGCTACCGCCGTCGTGCGCTGCGCAGCCACCTGCAAAGCATGGCGCCGCCTCATCCTGGAGCCGTCCTTCCTCTCCCGCGGTCGCGCCGGGCGCTCCGACCCCTCCCCTCTCCTCGGCTTCTTCTTCCTGGACACTTCCCAGAAGCTGCCCCGTCGCCGCCTCTACCTCCGCCGCCCCACGCGCTTCCTCCCCCTCGGCCCCTCTCAGTCGCAGGCAACCGCCCTCCCCCTGTCCCACTTCTTGCCGAAGCCGGACGCGGCCGGCCTCAGCGGGTTCGCCCCCGTCACGTCAGGCGCCGGCGGGCTCCTTGCCCTCCGCCGTTCCCCGGCCAGCTCGTGCGACCCCGTCAGGATCTGCGTCTGCGACCCCGTGGCCGGGACCTCcaccttcctcccccctctcccgCCCACAACATCCCCCGAGAACATCGTCTTCCTCGACGCCGATGGCTCCTCGTTCCGCCTCCTTGCGGCGATGGACCGCCCAAATGGGATCCGCCTGCGCGTCTTCTCCTCCCAGACCGGGCAGTGGGGCACGGCTGTGACGGCCCAACTTCCTGGTAACATGGTGGTCCACCTCTGCTCCCCTGCCGTCGTGCACCGTGGTGCCGTCCACTGGATATGCGGCACCCGTGCCCTCCCGAATGCGGTGCACGCACTGGCCGTTCGCCCCGGCCAGGCCGATGTCTCGGTGTGCCGATTCGACCTTCCGCTGCGCGCAGGCATTCACCGCCTGAACCACGCCGCAGAAGCCGTTCGCCTGTTCAGTTCAGCTCAGGGGTGTCTCTCCTTGGTTCTTCTGGATGAACCTTTGATCTCCGTCTGGAACTTCAAAGACAATGGCGCTGATGGCAGGCCCTGGGAGCTTCACAAGACGGTACATCTGATGTCGGTGTTGCCGTCGACAATCTTTGATCCTTCTGCGGAGTGGGGGCTCTCTGTCGTAGCATCGTGCGACCAGAGTGGCTCCTTGTTTTTGCGTGCTGTGGGTGAGGGCGGCCTGTTTGTGCTCAACCTGGAGACGGAGGCGATGTCGAGGGTACGCAACGACCACTGCGCCAAGTTCCTGTGCCCATATGTGGCGAATCTGAGTTCTTGCCTGGGAGCCATGAAGAATTTCTGA